A region of Pelagicoccus sp. SDUM812003 DNA encodes the following proteins:
- a CDS encoding DNA topoisomerase III, which produces MKSLVIAEKPSVARDLCKAIGGKFEKHDEYFENDDYVVTSAVGHIVELCMPEDYDKRDAFWRLANLPIVPDTFKLKPIERTESKFKAIKKILKRKDIGTVINACDAGREGELIFNYLYKLAKCTLPVKRLWMLSMTPTAIREAFKNMRDGEAMEHLAEAAQSRSEADWLIGINCTRGVTKRLYGSRAGNVAGVGRVQTPTLAIVVERERLIEGFKPRDYWRIVADFGIANGSYQGNYQKADFKKNDDEHDRIDRIWDEERAKAIIADLEAADRAEVSEEKKKSRQAAPRLYDLTTLQREANNRFGYSARRTLQLAQSLYEKHKMITYPRTDSRALPEDYPDTVRKTLLGFDDTLGDLAARVVSNKWINPGNKRIFNNKQVSDHFAIIPTNESPKKLNDDEMKIYDMIVRRFISIFYPSAEFDITTRFSVIGEHRFKTEGKVLVSPGWLEVYGKDNAIGEETLPALSEEDGSPATAKLESFENIKEETKPPPRYTEATLLSAMEGAGKLVEDDELADAMKEKGLGTPATRAQIIERLIAERYIEREHRALVPTPKAETLLDFLSHLNAEALTKPELTGEWEYKLHKIEDGELDRDAFMKEIVDMTKEIVDRIKNFQEDEDAMPETELRSPIDQQPLYESMRAYRTKDNSFAIYKIIGNRKMQVSELKELLEKRRIGPVDNFRSKAGKSFSANLLLDEETNKVKFDFGGEEEGSNGTVDFSQLTPIAKCPRTGGDVFETPAAYVVRVMEDGKETTPIRVSRKILDREIPREQMLKLLENGKTDLLDKFWSKRTKRPFDAYLVLQKSGQTKFEFPPRAAKKGAKKAAKKAAKKAASKS; this is translated from the coding sequence ATGAAGTCCCTAGTCATCGCCGAGAAGCCCAGTGTCGCACGAGATCTTTGCAAAGCCATCGGAGGAAAATTCGAAAAGCACGACGAATACTTCGAGAACGATGACTACGTCGTCACCTCCGCCGTGGGCCACATCGTGGAGCTCTGCATGCCGGAAGACTACGACAAGCGCGACGCCTTCTGGCGCCTCGCCAATCTGCCGATCGTTCCCGACACCTTTAAGCTCAAGCCCATCGAGCGCACCGAATCGAAGTTCAAAGCGATCAAGAAGATCCTGAAGCGCAAGGACATCGGCACCGTCATCAACGCTTGTGACGCCGGGCGCGAGGGCGAGCTGATCTTTAACTATCTGTACAAGCTGGCCAAGTGCACGCTGCCCGTAAAGCGGCTGTGGATGCTGTCCATGACGCCTACCGCCATTCGCGAAGCCTTCAAAAACATGCGCGATGGGGAGGCGATGGAGCACCTCGCCGAAGCGGCTCAGTCCCGCTCCGAGGCGGACTGGCTGATCGGCATCAACTGCACGCGTGGGGTGACAAAGCGCCTCTACGGCTCCCGAGCCGGAAACGTGGCGGGCGTAGGTCGCGTCCAGACTCCCACTCTCGCCATCGTAGTGGAACGCGAGCGGCTTATCGAGGGCTTCAAGCCGCGCGACTACTGGCGCATCGTGGCCGATTTCGGCATCGCCAATGGCAGCTACCAAGGCAACTACCAGAAAGCGGATTTCAAGAAAAACGACGACGAGCACGACCGCATCGATCGCATCTGGGACGAGGAACGCGCCAAGGCCATCATCGCGGACCTCGAAGCCGCCGATAGGGCGGAGGTGAGCGAGGAGAAGAAGAAATCGCGCCAGGCCGCCCCTCGTCTCTACGACCTGACCACCCTACAGCGCGAAGCGAACAACCGCTTCGGCTACTCCGCACGTCGCACGCTGCAGCTCGCCCAGTCCCTCTACGAAAAGCACAAGATGATCACCTACCCGCGTACGGACTCGCGGGCCCTTCCCGAGGACTATCCGGACACCGTGCGCAAGACCTTGCTCGGCTTCGACGACACCCTAGGCGATCTCGCCGCCCGCGTCGTATCCAACAAGTGGATAAATCCGGGCAACAAGCGCATTTTCAACAACAAGCAGGTCTCCGATCACTTCGCCATCATCCCGACCAACGAATCGCCCAAGAAGCTCAACGACGACGAAATGAAGATCTACGATATGATCGTGCGTCGCTTCATCTCGATCTTCTACCCGAGCGCCGAGTTCGATATCACCACCCGCTTCAGCGTCATTGGCGAGCACCGCTTCAAGACCGAGGGCAAGGTTCTGGTATCGCCGGGCTGGCTCGAAGTCTACGGCAAGGACAACGCAATCGGCGAAGAAACCCTGCCCGCCCTCAGCGAAGAAGACGGCTCGCCCGCGACCGCCAAGCTGGAAAGCTTCGAAAATATAAAGGAAGAAACCAAGCCGCCGCCCCGCTACACGGAAGCCACCCTGCTCTCCGCCATGGAAGGCGCCGGCAAGCTGGTGGAAGACGACGAACTGGCCGACGCCATGAAGGAAAAGGGCCTCGGCACGCCGGCCACGCGGGCGCAGATCATCGAACGCTTGATCGCGGAGCGCTACATCGAGCGCGAACACCGCGCTTTGGTGCCCACTCCGAAAGCGGAGACGCTGCTCGATTTTCTATCCCACCTCAATGCCGAGGCTCTCACCAAGCCCGAGCTAACCGGCGAATGGGAGTACAAGCTCCACAAGATCGAGGACGGCGAGCTGGACCGCGACGCGTTCATGAAGGAGATCGTCGATATGACCAAGGAAATCGTCGACCGCATAAAAAACTTCCAGGAAGACGAGGACGCCATGCCGGAGACCGAGCTTCGCTCGCCCATCGACCAGCAGCCGCTCTACGAGTCCATGCGGGCCTACCGCACCAAGGATAACAGTTTCGCCATCTACAAGATCATCGGGAACCGCAAGATGCAGGTTTCCGAACTGAAGGAGCTGCTGGAAAAGCGACGCATCGGCCCAGTGGACAATTTCCGCTCCAAGGCCGGAAAAAGCTTTTCCGCCAACCTGCTGCTGGACGAGGAAACCAACAAGGTGAAGTTCGACTTCGGCGGCGAGGAGGAAGGCTCCAACGGGACCGTCGACTTTTCGCAACTCACTCCGATCGCCAAGTGTCCGCGCACCGGTGGCGACGTCTTCGAAACGCCTGCCGCCTACGTGGTTCGCGTCATGGAAGATGGAAAGGAAACCACTCCCATCCGCGTCTCCCGCAAGATCCTCGATCGCGAGATTCCGCGCGAGCAGATGCTCAAGCTGCTGGAAAACGGCAAGACCGATCTGCTGGACAAGTTTTGGTCCAAGCGCACGAAGCGCCCCTTCGACGCCTACCTGGTTCTACAGAAAAGCGGACAGACCAAATTCGAGTTTCCGCCTCGGGCGGCCAAGAAAGGCGCCAAGAAAGCAGCAAAAAAGGCCGCCAAGAAAGCGGCCAGCAAGAGCTGA
- a CDS encoding UDP-glucose 6-dehydrogenase, with amino-acid sequence MKICCLGAGYVGGPTMAMIAYKCPDITVTVADINEARIAAWNSETLPVYEPGLDDVVKEARGRNLFFTTDKAKAIREADIIFVSVGTPTKTYGAGAGKAADLKYVELCARDIAEIAEGSKIVVEKSTIPVRTAQSLKTVLTANSKPGLEFQVLSNPEFLAEGTAIEDLMAPDRVLIGGEEETEAGRKAIETLVSVYANWVKPENIITTNLWSSELSKLVANAFLAQRISSINAISALCERTEANVDQVAYAIGRDSRIGPKFLKASVGFGGSCFQKDILNLVYLCEHFGLPEVAEYWHQVIKMNDWQKRRFSQQIINTLFNTVTGKRIAFFGFAFKKDTNDTRESAAIYVGRDLLAEQAVLAIHDPKVAASQIYYDLQQPQTDADGKPNPHIDLCEDPYEAAKGAHGLAILTEWDAFKDLDYQKIYDSMMKPAFIFDGRNILDHEKLRQIGFQVFAIGRK; translated from the coding sequence ATGAAAATTTGTTGTTTAGGAGCTGGCTACGTAGGCGGCCCAACAATGGCGATGATCGCCTATAAGTGTCCGGACATCACCGTCACGGTGGCCGACATCAACGAAGCGCGCATCGCCGCCTGGAATTCCGAGACCTTGCCGGTCTACGAGCCTGGACTCGACGATGTGGTGAAAGAAGCCCGCGGTCGAAACCTGTTTTTCACCACCGACAAAGCCAAGGCCATTCGGGAGGCGGACATCATTTTCGTGAGCGTCGGCACCCCGACTAAAACCTATGGAGCCGGCGCGGGAAAGGCGGCCGACCTGAAGTACGTGGAGCTTTGCGCCCGCGATATCGCGGAAATCGCCGAGGGCTCGAAGATCGTGGTGGAAAAGTCCACCATCCCGGTGCGCACGGCCCAGTCGCTGAAGACGGTGCTGACCGCCAACTCCAAGCCTGGGCTGGAGTTTCAGGTTCTCTCCAACCCGGAGTTCCTTGCGGAGGGTACGGCTATTGAGGACTTGATGGCTCCGGATCGCGTCTTGATTGGCGGTGAGGAGGAAACGGAAGCTGGGCGCAAGGCGATCGAAACGCTCGTCAGCGTCTACGCGAACTGGGTGAAGCCGGAGAACATCATCACCACCAACCTCTGGTCCTCCGAGCTCTCGAAGCTGGTCGCCAACGCCTTTCTCGCGCAGCGCATTTCCAGCATCAACGCCATTTCGGCTCTCTGCGAGCGCACCGAAGCGAATGTCGATCAAGTGGCCTACGCCATAGGACGCGATTCGCGCATCGGTCCCAAGTTTCTCAAGGCCTCCGTGGGCTTTGGCGGTTCCTGCTTCCAGAAGGATATCTTGAATCTCGTCTATCTCTGCGAGCATTTCGGTCTGCCGGAGGTGGCGGAGTACTGGCATCAGGTCATCAAGATGAACGACTGGCAGAAGCGCCGCTTTTCCCAGCAGATCATCAACACGCTATTCAACACGGTCACAGGCAAGCGCATCGCGTTTTTCGGCTTCGCCTTCAAGAAGGATACCAATGACACCCGCGAATCGGCGGCCATCTACGTCGGGCGCGATCTGCTGGCGGAGCAGGCGGTGCTGGCGATTCACGATCCGAAGGTCGCGGCCTCGCAGATCTACTACGATCTGCAGCAGCCGCAGACCGACGCTGACGGAAAGCCAAACCCGCACATCGATCTTTGCGAGGATCCCTACGAGGCGGCCAAAGGGGCCCATGGTCTTGCCATTCTCACCGAATGGGACGCCTTCAAGGATCTGGACTATCAAAAGATCTACGACAGCATGATGAAGCCGGCCTTCATCTTCGATGGGCGCAACATCCTCGATCACGAGAAACTGCGCCAGATCGGCTTCCAGGTTTTTGCCATCGGCCGCAAATAG
- a CDS encoding M14 family metallocarboxypeptidase, translating to MLDPASHLQSLVDAARADGFAIHEIGKSSAFEHPIYLFKRSASHSVGQGTPPRIYLSAGVHGDEPAPPLALLALLREQRLPRTIDISLCPLLNPDGFVRNCRENGNQVDLNRDFKRLSQPESRALADYLEREPARFDASICMHEDWESEGFYIYCQDEEQERSIAAEILKSIVPIGPIERAEEIDGHAARDGIIAKPILQELADRDDWPEAFLLVSRSPKLHFTIESPSSLDLSLRIRMQIAAVTRLVQTLARESGE from the coding sequence ATGCTCGATCCCGCCTCCCATCTCCAGTCCCTCGTCGACGCAGCTCGCGCTGACGGCTTCGCGATCCACGAAATCGGAAAAAGCTCCGCGTTTGAGCATCCGATCTACCTATTCAAACGGTCCGCCTCCCACAGCGTGGGCCAGGGTACCCCGCCTCGCATCTACCTTTCGGCAGGCGTGCACGGCGACGAACCGGCGCCCCCCTTGGCCTTGCTTGCCCTCTTGCGCGAACAACGGCTGCCCAGGACCATCGATATCAGCCTGTGCCCCCTTCTCAATCCCGACGGTTTCGTTCGCAACTGCCGGGAAAACGGAAACCAGGTGGACCTCAATCGCGACTTCAAGCGTCTGAGCCAACCGGAGAGCCGAGCTCTGGCTGACTATCTCGAGCGCGAACCCGCTCGCTTCGATGCTTCCATTTGCATGCACGAGGACTGGGAAAGCGAGGGTTTCTACATCTACTGCCAAGACGAAGAGCAGGAACGATCCATCGCCGCCGAAATCCTGAAATCCATCGTCCCCATCGGCCCGATCGAGAGGGCCGAGGAAATCGACGGGCACGCCGCCCGCGATGGCATCATCGCCAAACCCATCCTCCAGGAACTCGCTGACCGCGACGATTGGCCGGAGGCGTTTCTGCTGGTCTCGCGCTCTCCCAAACTCCATTTCACCATCGAAAGCCCGAGCTCTCTCGACCTCTCGCTGCGCATCCGCATGCAGATAGCGGCTGTCACCCGGCTGGTCCAGACCCTCGCTCGCGAAAGCGGCGAATAA
- a CDS encoding sigma-70 family RNA polymerase sigma factor: MNSDTESELIRRGQAGDRKAFDQLVRMHQDKVYGQALRMLKSETEAQDVAQLAWIKAWNKLDTFRQDSAFSTWLYRITTFTALDAIRKRDSRRESLADQEFLEHASQSEVSPVASAQQIRSLERKELHQRLLQAIEQLPEKLKTALKLRELEGLTYEEIAKKLNCKTGTVMSRLFNARKSIQKHLIDLLP, translated from the coding sequence GTGAACTCCGACACCGAATCCGAACTCATCCGCCGCGGCCAGGCGGGCGACAGAAAAGCTTTCGATCAACTGGTCCGCATGCATCAGGACAAGGTCTACGGCCAGGCCCTGCGCATGCTCAAATCGGAAACGGAAGCCCAAGACGTCGCCCAACTCGCCTGGATCAAAGCCTGGAACAAGCTCGACACCTTCCGCCAGGATTCCGCCTTCTCCACCTGGCTCTACCGCATCACCACCTTCACCGCCCTAGACGCCATCCGCAAGCGCGACAGCCGCCGCGAATCCCTGGCGGATCAGGAATTTCTCGAACACGCCTCCCAAAGCGAGGTTTCTCCCGTTGCCTCCGCCCAGCAAATCCGTAGCCTCGAACGAAAAGAACTCCACCAGCGCCTGCTGCAAGCCATCGAACAGCTTCCAGAAAAACTGAAAACCGCCCTCAAGCTCCGCGAGCTGGAAGGACTGACCTACGAAGAAATCGCCAAAAAACTGAACTGCAAAACCGGCACCGTGATGTCCCGCCTTTTCAACGCGCGAAAATCCATTCAAAAACACCTCATCGACCTTCTGCCATGA
- a CDS encoding LptF/LptG family permease — MFAFLILTMSVVKDMLNLLAEGQLTVNAFFKLTWLLLPFVFIYALPMGFITGALLTMGRLSAENEITSLRAAGVSIFRLSSSVFALAILGTAASLVVNFYYGPLAKTEYRNELKNTIQTNPLGFIVEKTFVKDFPGTVVYVGKKDGELLSDIWIWKQDELGRVTQFSRAERGRFKFHEDSSDLELQAENVAIEIRDEDDPENFRTRRYIPVFIGSTTFSFSLERILGKETLQRKLSWMTFDELRAEQRRWQEIVDTSSGEVKQEAQASLLKTKMVFHKNFAMGFAVLSFACVAIPLGLKTSRKETSANVGVGVAMGLLYYLTMISIDFMDGSPQLRPELLFWVPNFLYQGIGTWMFIRADHGKKSKTKPARAKRA; from the coding sequence ATGTTCGCGTTTCTGATTCTGACCATGAGCGTGGTCAAGGACATGCTCAATCTGCTCGCGGAAGGGCAGCTGACCGTAAACGCCTTCTTCAAGCTGACTTGGCTCCTGCTGCCCTTCGTCTTCATCTATGCCCTGCCCATGGGATTCATCACCGGAGCTTTGCTGACCATGGGCCGCCTTTCGGCGGAAAACGAGATCACCTCGCTGCGCGCGGCTGGCGTGAGCATTTTTCGCCTTTCCAGTTCCGTATTCGCGTTGGCGATACTCGGCACCGCTGCATCCTTGGTGGTCAACTTCTACTACGGTCCCTTGGCCAAGACCGAATACCGCAACGAGCTGAAGAATACCATCCAGACCAATCCGCTCGGCTTCATCGTGGAGAAAACCTTCGTGAAGGACTTTCCTGGCACCGTGGTCTACGTGGGCAAGAAGGATGGGGAGCTGCTGAGCGACATCTGGATTTGGAAGCAGGACGAGCTGGGTCGGGTGACACAGTTCAGCCGGGCGGAGCGGGGACGCTTCAAGTTCCACGAGGATAGCAGCGACCTTGAGCTGCAGGCGGAGAACGTGGCCATCGAGATTCGCGACGAGGATGATCCGGAGAACTTCCGCACCCGGCGCTACATCCCGGTGTTCATCGGCAGCACGACCTTCAGCTTTTCGCTCGAGCGCATCCTCGGAAAGGAGACGCTGCAGCGAAAGCTTAGCTGGATGACCTTTGACGAGCTGCGGGCGGAACAGCGTCGCTGGCAGGAAATTGTGGATACATCGAGCGGCGAAGTGAAGCAGGAGGCTCAGGCGTCGCTGCTGAAGACGAAGATGGTGTTTCACAAGAACTTCGCCATGGGCTTCGCGGTGCTTTCCTTCGCCTGCGTGGCCATCCCGCTCGGGCTGAAGACTTCGCGCAAGGAGACTTCAGCCAACGTGGGGGTGGGGGTCGCCATGGGGCTGCTCTACTACCTGACCATGATCTCCATCGACTTCATGGACGGAAGCCCTCAACTGCGGCCCGAATTGCTGTTTTGGGTGCCGAACTTCCTTTACCAAGGCATTGGGACCTGGATGTTTATCCGGGCGGACCACGGCAAGAAGAGCAAAACGAAGCCCGCTCGGGCGAAGCGAGCCTAG
- the rlmN gene encoding 23S rRNA (adenine(2503)-C(2))-methyltransferase RlmN, producing MKYVPQKKPIFGETLESLQNSLAELGEPKFRAKQVMDWLYKKRARTWDAMTNLPKPLREKLAETFEIAPSKRLLAKESADETEKLLLQMGDNAMIETVVIRAPQVGVGQENSRKTICISTQVGCAYGCKFCASGLAGWKRDLSTGEIVSQLIHVCHQEDATTERASEEIASFDNIVVMGMGEPMANYKNLLPALRILNAPWGLNFGARRITISTSGVVPRIRELAAEPEQFRLAVSLHGATNPVRDQIMPVNRKYPLEELIPAIKTYGESKGRMVTLEFILIEEVNDTLEQADELTKIALDLRAHVNLIPYNTVDGLEWRRPSIARQDTFYNRLKNKGVSVTIRREKGHDIAAACGQLKLKTEEVGS from the coding sequence ATGAAATACGTCCCGCAAAAGAAGCCCATCTTCGGTGAAACGCTCGAATCGCTGCAAAACAGCCTGGCGGAGCTTGGCGAGCCCAAGTTTCGAGCCAAGCAGGTCATGGACTGGCTCTATAAGAAAAGAGCCCGGACCTGGGACGCCATGACCAACCTGCCAAAGCCGCTGCGCGAAAAGCTGGCGGAAACGTTCGAAATCGCCCCCAGCAAACGACTCCTGGCCAAGGAATCCGCCGACGAGACCGAAAAGCTCCTGCTGCAGATGGGCGACAACGCCATGATCGAGACCGTGGTCATCCGAGCTCCTCAAGTCGGTGTCGGCCAGGAAAACTCCCGCAAGACCATCTGCATCTCCACCCAGGTCGGCTGCGCCTACGGCTGCAAGTTCTGCGCGTCGGGCCTGGCAGGCTGGAAGCGCGACCTCTCCACCGGCGAGATCGTCTCCCAGCTGATTCACGTCTGCCACCAGGAGGACGCCACCACCGAGCGGGCCAGCGAGGAAATCGCCTCCTTCGACAACATCGTGGTCATGGGCATGGGCGAGCCGATGGCCAACTACAAGAACCTGCTGCCCGCTCTGCGCATCCTCAACGCCCCATGGGGGCTCAACTTCGGGGCTCGGCGCATCACCATCTCCACCTCGGGCGTAGTGCCGCGCATTCGCGAGCTGGCGGCCGAGCCGGAACAGTTTCGCCTCGCGGTCAGCCTGCACGGGGCCACCAACCCGGTGCGCGACCAGATCATGCCGGTCAATCGCAAGTATCCGCTGGAAGAGCTCATCCCCGCCATCAAGACCTACGGCGAAAGCAAAGGCCGCATGGTCACGCTGGAGTTCATCCTGATCGAGGAGGTGAACGACACCTTGGAGCAAGCGGACGAGCTGACGAAGATCGCTCTCGACCTGCGGGCCCACGTCAACCTCATCCCCTACAATACGGTTGACGGTCTCGAGTGGAGACGCCCCTCCATCGCCCGGCAGGACACCTTCTACAATCGACTGAAAAACAAAGGGGTGAGCGTCACCATCCGCCGCGAAAAGGGACACGACATCGCCGCCGCCTGCGGTCAGCTGAAGCTGAAAACGGAAGAGGTCGGCTCGTAG
- the metF gene encoding methylenetetrahydrofolate reductase [NAD(P)H] translates to MIAQQRIDDLLATKGQLLSVEFFPPKSEEAIDSLVSSSLELKALEPDFVSVTYGAGGSTRDRSSRVSAQMRDDLGFNVMPHLTCVGASKDELGEIIDGFYAEGYRNIMALRGDPPKDQTEFVVAEGGFAFATDLVSFISERYPDICIGVAGYPEKHPEASSMEKDLEHLKVKVDAGASFITTQLFFDNQRFYDFVEKAQKQGVSLPIFPGLMPVLATKQIKRIVSMCGSSLPDALDRELEKAGEDAEAVKEIGTNWALNQLEDLAKNGVPGVHLYALNRSDAAKTLMSAFRSKQSC, encoded by the coding sequence ATGATCGCACAACAACGCATCGACGACCTTCTCGCCACCAAGGGCCAACTGCTTTCCGTGGAGTTCTTTCCACCCAAGTCGGAGGAGGCCATTGACTCTCTCGTTTCCTCCTCGCTGGAGCTGAAGGCGCTGGAGCCGGATTTCGTTTCGGTGACCTATGGAGCGGGAGGCAGCACGCGCGATCGGTCGTCCCGGGTCAGCGCCCAGATGCGCGACGACCTGGGCTTCAACGTCATGCCTCACCTCACCTGCGTAGGGGCGAGCAAGGATGAGCTCGGGGAAATCATAGACGGCTTCTATGCCGAGGGCTACCGCAACATCATGGCTCTGCGTGGGGATCCGCCGAAGGACCAGACCGAGTTCGTGGTGGCCGAGGGTGGTTTCGCTTTCGCGACCGACTTGGTCTCCTTCATCTCCGAACGCTATCCTGACATTTGCATCGGGGTGGCGGGCTATCCGGAAAAGCATCCGGAGGCCAGCAGCATGGAGAAGGATCTCGAGCACTTGAAGGTCAAGGTCGACGCTGGCGCTTCCTTCATCACCACGCAGCTCTTTTTCGACAACCAGCGTTTCTACGACTTCGTTGAGAAGGCCCAGAAACAGGGCGTTTCGCTGCCGATCTTTCCCGGCCTGATGCCAGTGCTGGCCACCAAGCAAATCAAGCGCATCGTCAGCATGTGCGGCTCATCGCTGCCGGACGCCCTCGATCGCGAGCTGGAGAAAGCGGGCGAAGATGCGGAAGCGGTCAAGGAGATCGGCACCAACTGGGCACTGAACCAGCTGGAGGATCTGGCGAAAAACGGCGTGCCTGGCGTGCACCTCTACGCCCTCAATCGCAGCGATGCGGCAAAGACGCTGATGAGCGCCTTCCGCTCCAAGCAAAGCTGCTAG
- a CDS encoding translation initiation factor, with amino-acid sequence MGKKRDRVSTEGGQDIGSNPFGSLDLGNLPAAPSQPAANASAPSGRTGSGNRGRLDVKREKSGRGGKTVTVVYGWKGIAAEEKVQLAKSIQKRCGVGGAVKGGNIEIQGDKREEVKATLEAAGFQVVLAGG; translated from the coding sequence ATGGGCAAGAAGCGCGATCGCGTATCCACGGAAGGGGGACAGGATATCGGGTCGAACCCCTTTGGCTCCTTGGATCTTGGAAACCTGCCTGCCGCTCCGTCTCAGCCCGCCGCCAACGCTTCGGCTCCTTCCGGCAGAACCGGAAGCGGAAATCGCGGTCGCCTGGACGTGAAACGGGAAAAGTCGGGCCGGGGTGGGAAGACGGTGACCGTCGTCTACGGCTGGAAGGGAATCGCTGCCGAGGAGAAGGTCCAGCTCGCCAAGTCCATACAGAAGCGCTGCGGCGTGGGCGGCGCGGTGAAAGGCGGCAACATCGAAATCCAAGGCGACAAGCGCGAGGAAGTGAAGGCCACCCTGGAAGCGGCTGGATTTCAGGTGGTGCTCGCCGGCGGTTAG